A section of the Lepus europaeus isolate LE1 chromosome 10, mLepTim1.pri, whole genome shotgun sequence genome encodes:
- the LOC133768031 gene encoding lysozyme C-like: MKALLMLGLLLLSTTVQGKIYGRCELARTLKRFASEGFRGIRLAKVSTPSNFPRPKPSLFPNAIDRDSVGPQYLSPGMCLTKWESSYNTRATNYNPGDGSTDYGIFQISSRYWCDDGKTPQAVNACHIPCSGLVDSERERKRERSSLPLIDPPMATVAGAPC; this comes from the exons ATGAAGGCGCTCCTGATGCTGGGGCTCCTCCTCCTTTCCACCACTGTCCAGGGCAAGATCTATGGAAGGTGTGAGTTGGCCAGAACTCTGAAGAGATTTGCCTCGGAGGGCTTCAGGGGAATCAGGTTGGCGAAAGTCTCCACTCCTTCCAACTTCCCGAGACCGAAGCCCAGCCTGTTCCCCAATGCTATTGATAGAGATTCTGTTGGGCCCCAATATCTCTCCCCTG GGATGTGTTTGACCAAATGGGAGAGCAGTTATAACACACGAGCTACAAACTACAACCCTGGAGACGGAAGCACCGATTATGGAATATTTCAGATCAGTAGCCGCTACTGGTGTGACGATGGCAAAACCCCACAAGCAGTTAATGCCTGTCATATACCCTGCAGTG gcttagtggacagtgagagagagagaaagcgagaaaggtcttccttaccgttgattgaccctccaatggccactgtggccggcgctccgtgctga